The genomic DNA CGTGAGCATGTTGCGCTGCGGGTGGCTGACCGCCTCCTCGGGCGTGATCCGACCCGCCCGCACCAGCTCCTCGGGCACGCTGTGGTCGTCGGTGATCTGGTCGAGGCGACCGTCGCGGAAGAGGTAGACGCGCGAGTCGCCCACGTTGGCGACGGCCAGTACCTCCTCGTCGTCGCCCGTCGGGACCAGCGCCACCGCCGTCATGGTGGTGCCCATGCCGCGCAGCTGGGGGTGCTCGAGCGCCTTCTCCCACACCGCCCGGTTGGCGTTGCGCACGCCGTCGGCCAGGCCGTCGGCGGTGGGGTCGGCCTCGAAGGCGACCTTGAGGGCGGTGACTGCGGTGAGGGAGGCCTCCTCGCCTCCCGCTGCCCCACCCATGCCGTCGGCCACAGCGAAGAGCGGGTCGTCCACGAGGAACTGGTCCTGGTTGTTGCGCCGGACCCGGCCCACGTCGGAGGCTGCACCCGAGCGCAGCGTGGTCACCTCGTCACCTCGAGCACGGTACGGCCGACCTGCACGCGGTCTCCCCGGCGGAGGGCCACGGGGGACGTGACCGCCTTGGCGTTGAGGTAGGTGCCGTTCGTGGACCCGAGGTCCTCGAGCCACAGACGGCCGTCCTTGCGGAAGATGCGCGCGTGCAGCTGTGACGCGTAGCTGTCGTCGGGGAGAGCCACCTGGCATCCGCTGGCCCGTCCCACCGTGAGCTCGTCGCCGAGGTCGTACGAGGTGCCCCGCCGGTC from Acidimicrobiales bacterium includes the following:
- a CDS encoding FHA domain-containing protein — encoded protein: MPESLLTILKFFFLALLWLFFARVLWAVWAEVNAPSAAPLPPASRYGGVAAPAAAPARAGSVESTRLRVVEPADRRGTSYDLGDELTVGRASGCQVALPDDSYASQLHARIFRKDGRLWLEDLGSTNGTYLNAKAVTSPVALRRGDRVQVGRTVLEVTR